A single window of Neospora caninum Liverpool complete genome, chromosome XII DNA harbors:
- a CDS encoding Metallo-beta-lactamase family protein, related: MPVERVARKPGGGDRDEGHQSCGLSPSVEKRPSISPGPCPLSEFPSCSLTPLFAAISLPDEDEIETSLPATFAGGEASAEAEVGLPAPHASLSPKPRPPSADGLLFLGTGVSCALPQLGHVLPMASPSHPFFPFLRVPVDQLPSTRVLHRLAAQHAHQARGATDARHVPGQASAGIPGTVCREKQQTPDGSTNSGPSSPAASGAVQTTETEEPSAAGEGATRAWCSGLSECGEKPAPAEEGGYGVACVSCFLSWKNGRDVNHRNNVSAVLRIAGKSLLIDCGKTFREAALAYFPLNHISALDAVLLTHDHQDAVGGIDDLRDLQRFTRPTLAVPACASTSALSTQEPAGLQRAASSPTPNSVNRASPAYPAAGSLWGAEQHGMLNPGDRVREALRKSLGYRPESLLHCYVGPRTLHSLCSKFKYIVQTSWRMQKALLDARDEEPPRPAAAAAGREMEGKKRRLDKEATQAAARLPCHSDATVHEEGVPGLWSFVDSTDAPVLQRKVACLAFHLLNDRAPSPSVPTAPSSLSTSSLSQPSLQERGKASSIALASSASAPASRQDAPDTQSAPRDPAPAGGASLSGDGEAEADLNCMWRRLPPPVSDDAGFSTLRIPGVPVPIQSFPVYHGGTYVSLGFLVGDKKLVYISDVTSFPTPVLDRLRHLDDLETLVVDAIGEKLHNAHFSVQEALALAVLLQPRNVFLVGMSCSLEHRKTNRRLAIWLRLHQEVYRQQQGRESRIESVSLALDGLFVPMRF; encoded by the exons ATGCCGGTCGAACGCGTGGCAAGAAAACCcggaggaggcgacagggaCGAGGGCCACCAAAGCTGCGGCCTGTCCCCGTCTGTGGAAAAACGCCCCTCGATTTCTCCCGGCCCCTGTCCGCTATCTGAGTTTCCGTCTTGTTCCTTGACCCCGCTATTCGCGGCGATCTCCCTGCctgacgaagacgagatCGAAACCTCTCTCCCCGCCACGTTCGCTGGAGGGGAGGCCTCGGCTGAGGCAGAGGTTGGTCTCCCCGCGCCCcatgcgtctctttcccccaAACCGCGACCGCCTTCTGCCGACGGTCTTTTGTTTCTCGGCacaggtgtctcctgtgcGCTTCCGCAGCTCGGCCACGTGCTGCCCATGGCGTCGCCCTCGCACccgttcttccccttcctccgcGTGCCTGTGGACCAACTTCCGTCGACTCGAGTTCTCCACCGCTTGGCGGCGCAGCATGCCCACCAAGCTCGCGGCGCGACAGACGCACGCCACGTGCCTGGCCAGGCGTCTGCCGGGATTCCCGGGACGGTGTgccgcgagaaacagcaaaCTCCAGACGGATCCACGAACAGCGGAccgtcgtcgcctgcggcctCCGGCGCCGTTCAAAccacggagacggaggagccCTCCGCGGCAGGCGAAGGAGCGACGCGGGCGTGGTGTTCTGGGCTGAGCGAatgtggagagaaaccggCGCCAGCTGAAGAGGGCGGGTACGGCGTGGCCTGCGTCTCATGCTTCCTCAGTTGGAAGAATGGCCGAGATGTGAATCACCGGAACAACGTCTCTGCTGTTTTGCGCATTGCCGGGAAGTCGCTCCTCATCGACTGCGGAAAAACCTTCCGAGAAGCTGCTCTCGCGTACTTCCCGCTTAACCAT ATCTCAGCCCTCGACGCCGTTCTGCTGACCCACGACCACCAGGATGCAGTCGGCGGCATCGATGACTTGCGTGATTTGCAGCGCTTCACTAGGCCGACGCTCGCCGTTCCCGCGTGTGCGTCGACGTCCGCTCTCTCGACACAGGAGCCCGCTGGGCTCCAGCgggctgcgtcttctccgacGCCGAACAGTGTGAACAGAGCCTCTCCCGCTTACCCGGCTGCCGGGAGTTTGTGGGGTGCCGAGCAACACGGCATGCTAAATCCTGGGGACCGCGTGCGCGAGGCCCTGCGCAAGTCCCTTGGGTATCGGCCAGAAAGCCTTCTCCACTGCTACGTGGGTCCGCGAACGCTGCACTCGCTCTGCAGCAAATTCAAGTACATTGTGCAGACGTCTTGGCGGATGCAAAAGGCGCTGCTGGACGCGAGGGACGAGGAGCCGCCGAGGCCTGCGGCCGCTGCGGCCGGGAGGGAGatggagggaaagaagagaagactcgacaaggaggcgacgcaggcagcggcgcgcctgccgtGCCACAGCGACGCCACCGTTCACGAGGAAGGCGTGCCAGGCTTGTGGTCTTTCGTCGACTCGACAGATGCGCCTGTTCTGCAGCGGAAGGTCGCGTGTCTTGCCTTTCATCTGCTCAACGACAGAGCGCCTTCCCCTTCAGTTCCCACCGcaccttcctctttgtctacttcctctttgtctcagCCTTCGCTCCAGGAACGGGGCAAGGCCTCCTCGAtcgcgctcgcgtcttcggcctccgcgccggcgtcgcgACAGGACGCCCCGGACACCCAGAGCGCTCCGAGAGATCCTGCCCCAGCAggaggcgcctcgctctccggcgatggcgaggccgaggccgaTTTGAACTGCATGTGGAGGAGACTGCCTCCGCCCGTCTCAGATGACGCAGGCTTCTCCACGCTTCGGATTCCGG gCGTCCCCGTCCCGATTCAGTCGTTCCCCGTCTACCACGGCGGCACGTACGTCTCCCTGGGCTTCCTGGTTGGGGATAAGAAGCTCGTCTACATTTCAGACGTCACGTCCTTCCCGACGCCTGTGCTGGATCGGCTCCGCCATCTCGACGACCTCGAA ACCCTAGTCGTCGACGCGATCGGAGAGAAGCTGCACAACGCCCACTTCTCTGTCCAGGAGGCCCTCGCCCTTGCCGTCCTCCTGCAACCAAGAAACGTCTTCCTTGTGGGGATGTCGTGCTCGCTGGAGCACCGGAAAACGAACAGGCGCCTGGCCATTTGGCTGCGCCTTCACCAggaggtgtacagacagcagcAGGGAAGGGAGTCGCGAATCGAAAGCGTGTCGCTCGCTCTGGACGGCCTCTTTGTCCCTATGCGATTTtga
- a CDS encoding Ribonuclease D, related, which translates to MNFSIPSLDRLVAGDARPENGNTEKAGAAVQRNALQALLASVTRVVRSANSIPSGDEYSIRTSGSETATRLTHEAAAETLEVLGLVTRLAVPGAPFAEAARANLSGHRSLSGVSPPGGEGAKRRPPQELKNLFPVFQDFLDDLLDDVDRALAFHDRQPGVPLPPPKPKKDGPGGDRSHKGASNQTALFPEGHITAISLASSSVPLSSSLHGSSLVSVGGGQAMRELAAAIRNRPQRQWLHLIDNFAPRFVPRLPCKPHAIEPLHPAIVRAQGLRFKRMWRLRRLLDGDEEPDEEPDEGPEALPGVSKSPSANAEDSTKANQSIGEVTKARPRDGSGTSDGASQKDVSTPCQTSGVSTPVALPPSLSLHLHGRGALPLANPGNPSSRDAGADLPSPEASPRSTAGNEETEPLPHVYEAELLALNWRRPEGHAVDGICGGPDLFTVGEPQRWKPLKDTPLVRISEKEELQHLVDELSTGAHPLVAIDLEHHSFHSYRGFTCLLQLSTREKDYLIDPFPLFEHLHVLNAITANPKILKIFHGADSDIIWLQRDFSVYVVNMFDTCVAARALAVPGGASLANLLHTYCGVEANKQYQLADWRRRPLTPEMEAYARSDTHYLPFIFDVMKNQLLSKPELGGALSPPAVTGLEEGLEVTEAGQQAMQFTLDRSRDVCLKLHVEAPFDAPAEAEALLKRNRAGLSPLSYVVFIELLKWRDTLARRLDRSPVSLATPAHLLLLAQKRPTSTIEFNAAMRPAPPTLRQHTQELIQLIQRSLLGSEAAQRAASGAFLSPALRAVPEACSSGDAQPPSPPPAVGREKEKSRKRSSNEEDANASSSDSDEDLLPKAALLQRAAAEARQEAARAAEAAGGASPCVKKEFSGQEDGVALSSGTGSDARWPQPCSPGVGKKESAESSALFIRPKREPDRLESFQARKRRRLIVAAGDENTPRVPGLAASARKGRLDLPQVSVKVVVSADSMNRAAYPDFLIQRRGGRRMPSNAATLPGDSASRPGRASTSDVCSQVYEELKLVERHHLLVSHEVLNDPFACLLPAAAVAAETPEAETRVAPGKPTHPSPLAAPEEARAGSAPASSSAVSGGFFPLLCSLPVPPPPAALLSALADRGEGEETPAGDRPTAAGEEDEGELEKEAGDVVIVAQQKWKRKGRKRGKGGKRGDGPGGVNERPSQDKEDGDKDKGRDRDKEEDREEEGKAVNGPRQGHGGGTKGGSNATVSVRSGSGVSGTVACGVTAELPLLAPEETLPRSRLMKETGQANRKAADQPNAAAEPEAESKASQLRSDAVVPSAEETQAGEGRERAARDTKRRQSNESSRDSDESDSAEAEEKLRWLPAAFLSKSLTAASMRAHRTGGKRNSNKAGKASAFQRGKRQRK; encoded by the exons ATGAACTTTTCCATTCCTTCACTGGACCGCCTTGTCGCGGGTGATGCTCGGCCCGAGAACGGCAACACAGAAAAGGCTGGGGCGGCAGTTCAGAGGAACGCCCTGCAGGCGCTGCTTGCGAGCGTCACCCGCGTCGTCCGAAGTGCGAACAGCATTCCGTCAGGAGACGAATACTCGATTCGAACGAGCGGCTCTGAAACGGCAACCCGACTCACGCACGAGgcagccgcggagacgctcgaAGTTCTGGGACTGGTTACGCGTCTCGCAGTCCCCGGAGCGCCGTTTGCGGAAGCCGCTCGGGCGAACCTGTCTGGACACCGGAGCCTCTCAGGTGTATCTCCACCTGGTGGGGAGGGTGCGAAACGCAGGCCGCCGCAAGAACTGAAGAAccttttccccgttttccaGGACTTCCTCGACGACCTTCTGGATGATGTCGACCGGGCACTCGCCTTTCACGACCGCCAACCCGGCGtcccgctgccgccgccgaAACCGAAGAAGGACGGTCCAGGCGGCGATCGTTCTCACAAGGGCGCGTCGAACCAGACTGCGCTCTTTCCAGAGGGACACATCACTGCCAtttccctcgcttcgtcttctgtgccgctctcttcttctctccacggcTCGAGCCTCGTGTCCGTGGGAGGCGGCCAGGCGATGCGCGAGCTCGCTGCGGCGATCCGAAATCGCCCGCAACGGCAGTGGCTTCACCTGATCGACAACTTCGCCCCGCGGTTTGTCCCTCGGCTTCCCTGTAAACCGCATGCAATCGAGCCTTTGCACCCGGCGATCGTTCGCGCCCAGGGCCTCCGGTTCAAGCGCATGTGGCGGCTGAGGCGGCTCCTGgatggagacgaagagccgGACGAAGAGCCGGACGAGGGCCCCGAGGCCTTGCCAGGCGTCTCCAAGTCTCCTTCGGCGAATGCGGAGGATTCCACGAAGGCCAACCAAAGCATCGGTGAGGTGACAAAGGCAAGGCCCAGGGACGGCTCTGGAACCTCGGACGGCGCGTCTCAGAAGGATGTATCCACGCCTTGTCAGACCTCCGGCGTCTCGACAcccgtcgctcttcccccctctctgtctctccaccttcaCGGCCGGGGGGCCCTCCCCCTAGCGAACCCTGGAAATCCTTCCtcgcgagacgccggcgccgaCTTGCCGAGCCCCGAAGCCTCGCCACGGTCGACTGCAGgcaacgaggagacagagcctcTGCCGCATGTCTACGAGGCCGAGCTCCTCGCCCTCAACTGGAGACGCCCGGAGGGCCACGCTGTTGACGGCATCTGTGGAG GCCCCGACTTGTTCACAGTTGGCGAGCCGCAGCGATGGAAGCCTCTGAAAGACACGCCCCTCGTGCGCATCTCGGAGAAGGAGGAGCTGCAGCATCTCGTCGACGAGCTGTCCACTG GTGCGCATCCCTTGGTGGCCATCGATCTGGAGCATCACTCGTTCCACTCCTACCGAGGCTTCACGTGCCTCTTGCAGCTCAGCACGCGGGAGAAGGACTACTTGATTgatccgtttcctctctttgagCACCTCCACGTGCTGAACGCGATCACCGCGAATCCAAAGATCCTCAAGATCTTCCACGGAGCGGACAGCGACATCATTTGGCTGCAG AGAGACTTCAGCGTCTACGTCGTGAACATGTTCGACACCTGCGTAGCTGCACGCGCTCTCGCAGTCcccggcggcgcctcgttGGCCAACCTCCTCCACACCTACTGCGGTGTAGAGGCGAACAAGCAGTATCAATTGGCCGACTGGAGACGACG CCCCCTGACGCCGGAGATGGAGGCATACGCCCGAAGCGACACCCACTACCTGCCTTTCATTTTCGACGTGATGAAAAACCAACTTCTGTCGAAGCCGGAGTT GGGAGGAGCGTTGTCGCCACCGGCCGTCACTGGCCTCGAAGAAGGCCTCGAAGTTACGGAG GCTGGCCAGCAGGCGATGCAGTTCACCTTGGACCGTAGCCGTGACGTCTGCTTGAAACTCCACGTCGAGGCTCCTTTCGACGCCCCTgcagaagccgaggcgcTTCTCAAGCGAAACCGCGctggcctctcgcctctATCCTACGTTGTCTTT ATCGAGCTCCTCAAGTGGCGAGATACCTTGGCGCGGCGTCTGGACCGTAGCCCTGTCTCGCTTGCCACGCCCGcgcatcttcttcttctcgcgcaaAAG cggCCGACTTCGACGATCGAGTTTAACGCGGCGATGCGGCCTGCGCCGCCGACCCTCCGCCAGCACACTCAGGAACTCATTCAGTTGATTCAG AGGAGCCTGCTGGGCTCtgaggcggcgcagcgcgCAGCGAGTGGAGCTTTTCTGTCGCCGGCGCTCCGTGCGGTTCCTGAAGCGTGCAGCTCCGGCGACGCCcagccgccgtcgcctccacCTGCGGTgggccgagagaaagagaagagtaGGAAGCGCTCCagcaacgaggaagacgcgaacgcgagTTCTTCAGACAGTGACGAAGATCTTCTTCCCAAGGCTGCACTGTTGCAGCGGGCTGCCGCCGAGGCTCGCCAGGaagcggcgcgagcggccgAGGCCGCAGGCGGGGCCTCGCCGTGTGTGAAGAAAGAGTTCTCTGGACAAGAAGACGGGgtcgcgctctcttctgggACGGGTTCCGACGCGCGTTGGCCGCAGCCGTGCTCCCCTGGCGTTGGAAAAAAGGAATCTGCCGAGTCAAGCGCGTTGTTCATCAGACCCAAACGAGAGCCAGATAGGCTTGAGAGCTTCcaagcgagaaagcgacgccgTCTAATTGTggcggcaggcgacgagaaTACGCCGCGTGTCCCTGGCCTCGCCgcaagcgcgagaaaaggaagactcGATCTGCCTCAAGTCTCCGTGAAGGTTGTCGTCTCAGCAGATTCGATGAACCGCGCAGCCTACCCAG aTTTCCTCAttcagaggcgaggcggcaggcgaaTGCCGTCCAACGCTGCCACGCTGCCCGGAGACTCG GCGTCGCGTCCCGGCCGTGCTTCGACCTCGGACGTGTGCAGCCAAGTGTACGAGGAGCTGAAGCTGGTGGAGCGTCACCACCTGCTCGTCAGTCACGAGGTTCTAAACGATCCGTTTGCCTGCCTCCTTCCGGCCGCGGCGGtcgctgcggagacgcctgaggcggagacgcgtgtCGCGCCAGGAAAGCCGACCCACCCGTCGCCGCTGGCCGCACCCGAAGAGGCCAGAGCCGGGAGCGCGCCGGCGTCGAGCTCTGCCGTATCGGGCGGCTTCTTCCCACTGCTCTGTTCCCTTCCGGTTCCGCCCCCGCCAGCCGCGCTGCTGAGTGCGCTGGCCGACcgtggcgaaggcgaggagacacccgccgGGGACAGGCCGACggccgccggcgaggaggacgagggcgagcTCGAGAAGGAGGCCGGAGACGTAGTCATCGTCGCGCAGCAAAAGTGGAAGCGAAAggggcgaaaacgcggcaaGGGCGGcaagcgaggcgacggaccGGGTGGCGTGAATGAACGGCCGAGTCAGGAcaaagaggacggagacaaagacaaaggcagagacagagacaaagaggaagacagagaggaggaagggaaggcggTGAACGGGCCCAGACAGGGGCACGGCGGCGGAACGAAAGGTGGAAGCAACGCAACAGTCAGTGTCAGGTCGGGCAGTGGGGTGTCTGGAACGGTCGCCTGCGGGGTCACGGCCGAGCTCCCGCTCCTCGCtcccgaggagacactgccTCGTTCGAGGCTGATGAAAGAGACAGGCCAAGCAAATCGAAAGGCGGCGGATCAGCCAAACGCTGCGGCCGAGCCAGAGGCAGAGTCGAAGGCCTCTCAACTGAGGAGCGACGCGGTGGTTCCGTCGGCTGAGGAAACGCAGGCAGGTGAAGGTCGCGAACGCGCAGCGCGCGACACGAAACGCCGACAGTCCAACGAAAGTTCGCGCGACTcggacgagagcgacagcgcagaggcggaagagaaattGCGGTGGCTACCGGCCGCCTTCCTCAGCAAAAGCCTCACAGCAGCCAGTATGAGGGCGCACCGAACCGGCGGGAAACGGAACAGCAACAAGGCGGGAAAGGCGTCGGCATTTCAAAGGGGCAAACGGCAGCGCAAGTGA